A window from Primulina eburnea isolate SZY01 chromosome 2, ASM2296580v1, whole genome shotgun sequence encodes these proteins:
- the LOC140824291 gene encoding uncharacterized protein encodes MDISFATAGLRPPVLDGINYSLWKVKIRYYIKSLDEQALQRVINGWTPPVMIDQEGDKRPKPETDWTADEVQNSNHNSKALNAIFTSVDMNMFSLITNCTSAKSAWDILQSHCEGSESVRRTRLRMLTSEFEMMRMEESENILEYDRRLREIANEAFSVGESISNERLVSKVLRSLPERFNIKICSIDEATDTSKMALEDLISSIRTFKMNLDMQKKDKGKTIALQASNDSYNELLQISQEVNDSDLCEDSISFITKKFDDYLKKKDTQPSKFLSPSAPGKSQKYPVKQQFQPRNEGKGQYNSKRYDSVQCKECKGFGHYANECANRLRKNKGYNVSLSDEESDTEEKSTNEENQTSLTALLTENRRLQVNPLGVALGVATPGRNICKNSVCLKSTTSVNSNGNDESEADDEEMTLESVQKLYEELFEDWTKRNKLNSSLMKENTDLKTVVAKLEVILSKKDLELGNIKEELQKATETLSKFHSSTSKLESILLMRRDDKKGLGFKDNVFEIGESSKSTVFVKEKADTFPQPQSNSPIKRSSPRKQPAAPIAKKRKRSYVCHYCFKPGHIRPYCFKLSDDRMNQKSSRMLPRMLSNISLNTSNRRPTVRQIWVPKVKTHCKVVYTSLKTDTAGHWYFDSGSSRHMTGSKELLIDYVEQKCGRVTYGGGERKNCRKGYTEC; translated from the coding sequence atggaCATCTCGTTTGCAACCGCGGGACTTCGACCACCAGTACTCGATGGTATTAATTACAGCCTATGGAAGGTTAAGATAAGATACTACATAAAATCTCTGGATGAACAGGCATTGCAGCGTGTCATCAATGGATGGACTCCACCAGTCATGATAGATCAAGAAGGTGACAAACGGCCAAAGCCTGAGACTGACTGGACTGCTGATGAAGTGCAAAATTCAAACCATAACTCAAAGGCTTTGAATGCTATATTCACGTCGGTTGACATGAACATGTTCAGTTTAATCACAAATTGCACTTCGGCTAAAAGTGCATGGGATATTCTCCAAAGTCACTGTGAAGGGTCTGAGAGTGTGCGACGAACCAGATTAAGGATGCTTACTTCCGAATTCGAGATGATGAGGATGGAAGAATCTGAGAACATACTCGAGTACGATCGCCGCCTACGGGAAATTGCTAATGAGGCATTCAGTGTTGGAGAATCTATCTCCAACGAGCGTCTAGTTAGCAAAGTCCTCCGTTCTCTGCCTGAAAGattcaacataaaaatttgTTCAATAGATGAGGCTACGGACACTTCTAAAATGGCATTGGAAGATCTTATCAGTTCAATACGTACCTTCAAGATGAATCTTGACATGCAGaagaaggataaagggaagACAATCGCACTCCAAGCTTCAAATGACTCTTACAATGAACTCCTTCAAATATCTCAAGAAGTCAATGATTCTGATCTCTGCGAGGATTCTATCTCATTTATCACAAAAAAATTCGATGACTACTTGAAAAAGAAGGATACGCAACCATCTAAATTTCTTAGCCCTTCTGCACCTGGAAAATCACAAAAATACCCTGTCAAGCAACAATTTCAACCAAGAAATGAAGGTAAGGGACAATACAATTCAAAAAGGTATGATTCTGTGCAGTGTAAAGAATGTAAGGGATTTGGACATTATGCTAATGAATGTGCTAACCGATTGCGAAAGAACAAGGGCTACAATGTGTCACTAAGCGATGAAGAATCCGATACTGAAGAGAAATCCACTAATGAAGAAAATCAAACCTCCTTGACTGCACTATTGACAGAAAATCGCAGACTGCAAGTGAATCCTTTAGGTGTTGCCCTAGGTGTTGCTACACCTGGCCGCAACATCTGCAAAAATTCAGTGTGTTTGAAATCCACAACTTCTGTAAATTCGAATGGAAATGATGAATCAGAAGCTGATGATGAAGAGATGACTCTTGAGAGTGTGCAAAAACTTTATGAAGAGTTGTTTGAAGATTGgaccaaaagaaacaagttGAACTCCAGTCTTATGAAAGAGAACACTGACCTAAAAACCGTGGTTGCTAAACTTGAGGTAATCCTAAGCAAAAAAGATTTGGAACTTGGAAATATCAAAGAAGAACTTCAAAAGGCAACTGAAACCTTGTCCAAGTTTCATTCGAGCACATCAAAGCTTGAATCCATACTTTTGATGAGAAGAGATGACAAGAAAGGGTTAGGGTTCAAAGACAATGTGTTTGAAATAGGTGAATCTTCCAAGTCTACTGTTTTTGTGAAGGAAAAGGCTGATACATTTCCACAACCACAGTCCAATTCTCCAATCAAAAGGTCTTCACCAAGAAAACAACCTGCTGCACCAATCGCTAAGAAACGAAAACGCAGTTATGTATGTCATTACTGCTTTAAGCCtggtcatatcaggccctactgTTTTAAACTCAGTGATGATCGCATGAATCAAAAATCGAGTCGGATGTTGCCCCGAATGTTGTCCAACATTTCCCTCAACACCTCCAACCGCCGACCTACAGTAAGACAAATTTGGGTCCCAAAGGTAAAAACTCACTGTAAAGTTGTCTATACTTCATTGAAAACTGATACTGCAGGTCattggtactttgatagtggaagctcacgccacatgacggGTTCTAAAGAACTTCTAATCGATTATGTTGAACAAAAGTGTGGTAGAGTGACATATGGAGGGGGAGaaaggaaaaattgtaggaAAGGGTACACTGAATGTTGA